The following are from one region of the Candidatus Acidulodesulfobacterium ferriphilum genome:
- a CDS encoding rod shape-determining protein produces the protein MFIDNLIGLFSNDLAVDLGTANTLIYVKDKGVVSNEPSVVAVHIDSRGDKKILSVGKDAKKMLGRTPGNIVAIRPMKDGVIADFEVVEAMLKYFIRKIHNRKTMIRPRVIVAIPSGITAVERRAVKESAEAAGARVVYLLEEPVAAAIGAGLPITEAAGNMIVDIGGGTTEVAVISMSGIVYAKSLRVGGDKIDDAIIQYVKKKYNLLIGDRTAELVKMTIGTVYPVEEESKMNIKGRDLVSGIPKIIEITSSEVLEAISEPAGQIVDAIRTTLENIPPELSSDIVDRGIVLAGGGALLKNIDVLIREHTELPVIIADDPLTCVVRGAGKALNEINVLKDIMLEN, from the coding sequence ATGTTTATTGACAATTTAATCGGCTTATTCAGCAACGACCTTGCGGTTGACCTCGGTACCGCAAATACGCTTATTTATGTTAAAGATAAAGGCGTTGTTTCAAACGAACCGTCCGTTGTTGCGGTCCATATCGATTCGCGGGGGGATAAAAAGATTCTTTCCGTGGGAAAAGACGCTAAAAAAATGCTTGGCAGAACGCCCGGAAACATTGTTGCGATCAGGCCTATGAAAGACGGCGTGATTGCCGATTTCGAGGTTGTCGAAGCCATGCTTAAATATTTTATAAGAAAGATTCATAACAGAAAGACTATGATAAGGCCGCGGGTTATCGTGGCAATTCCTTCAGGTATTACCGCCGTCGAAAGAAGAGCCGTTAAAGAATCAGCGGAAGCCGCCGGGGCAAGGGTCGTTTACCTTCTGGAAGAACCTGTTGCCGCCGCCATTGGAGCGGGACTTCCAATTACGGAAGCCGCCGGCAATATGATAGTCGATATCGGTGGAGGCACAACGGAGGTTGCCGTGATTTCTATGTCGGGTATAGTTTACGCTAAATCGCTCAGGGTCGGGGGCGACAAGATAGACGATGCCATTATACAGTATGTTAAGAAAAAGTATAACCTGCTTATAGGAGATAGAACCGCCGAGCTCGTAAAAATGACGATAGGAACGGTCTATCCCGTCGAAGAAGAATCGAAAATGAATATAAAGGGGAGGGACCTGGTTAGCGGAATACCTAAAATTATCGAGATAACATCGTCGGAAGTACTGGAAGCAATATCGGAACCGGCTGGTCAGATAGTCGATGCAATAAGAACCACCCTTGAAAATATACCGCCGGAGCTTTCGTCCGATATCGTTGACAGGGGAATCGTTCTTGCCGGCGGGGGGGCTCTTTTAAAAAACATCGATGTACTTATAAGGGAACATACCGAGCTTCCTGTTATAATAGCCGACGATCCGCTTACATGCGTTGTAAGGGGGGCAGGCAAAGCATTAAACGAAATTAATGTGTTAAAAGATATAATGCTTGAGAATTAG